A segment of the Myxococcales bacterium genome:
CGGCGACGACGATCGCGCCGGCCCCTGCGGCAACCACCCCACCGGCGCCGCCGGCGCCGAAAAAGACGGCGCGGTGCACGCCCCCACTGGACGTCCGCACGTGCAACCCCGTTGGGCCCGAGCCGAAGACCTCGTCCGCGGTCAAGGCCTTCTACCAGGCTGACGCGATTCCGATTCGTTGCAACGAAGGCGACGCCGCCGTCTGGGACCTTCAGCCGCTCTTGGAGCTCTCCGACGACGCGCGCATCGTCATGGTCGGCGAAGTGCACGGCTCGAACGAGATCGGCATCGTCAGTGAGGTCCTTCTCCGGACCCTCGCAGCGGCCGGCCGGGTCAGCGTCGTCGCCTACGAGTTGCCGATGGACTACGAAGCCTCGCTTCAGCGCTACGTCGACGGGAAGGACGACACGTTGGCGCGGATGCTCGTCGACCAGGTGGCCCCAAACTTCTTCGGCGCCCGCCTCACCCGCGCGGCGAGAGAGCTGGTGGCCAACGGCGCCACGCTGACGATCGCCGCTGTCGACATTCCGACCGAGCCGCGAAGCGCGGTCCTCGCCATCGAAGGCGTCGCGGCGCAGCTCACGACGAAGAAGAGCCTCGTGCTGGCGACACTCCCGCAAGGAGCGAGCGTTCCCGCGTCGCCGAGCGACATCGACGCCGCGAACGGGTACTTCGATCACATCATGGCGAAGAAGGATGAGATCTGCAGCGAGCTCACGTCGGAGGCCTGCGAGCGGCTCGTGGCCATGACGCACGCGCTCTGGGCGTCGACCGTGACCTACGACGACGTCAGCGATCCGACGCTCTGGTTCGAGCGCCGCGAGCCGGTCATCTATTACAACCTGAAATCGAAGATGGCCTCCGCCTCGGACCGCATGCTGCTGCACATGGGCGCGGCACACACGCGCAAGGATTCCTTCTCGGCCGGAAGCCGCATGGCGAAGGACTACGCTCCGACACGCGGCAAGGTCTTCTCCGTCGCACCGGCCTACGGCGACGGCAGCGTCATCTGGTACGGAGAGGAAGTCGACTTGCCCGCTGAGCCTCTCTCACTCGTCGCCGCGCTGGGCCACGCGCCGGCGCAGCCGTCGTTCATGTCGACGATCCGCCCGAGCGCAACCTGCGCCGCGAACCCGCTGGGGCGCGAGAGCGACCCGGAAGGTGGCGGTACGCGGGCCGAGTCCTACGACGGCTACGTGCACTACGGTCGCCTCACGCCCGAAACGCGACCGAAGGAGACGACGTTCGAGGCCGAGCTCCCGCTCGTCGGTGCGAGCGAGGGGCGCAGCGCGCAGCGCCTGCTGCGGTTCCACGAGCGTATCCAGCAGAAGGAGCGGGCCGCGCGCGCCTTCGCCATGGCAGAGGGCGCTCGCGTCCGCGTCCGCTGAGGCCGGGCCACTTCCGCCGCGAGGTTCGACACGGCGTCGCGCCGTCGCGAGCGTCGTGCGAAGCCCGAGGCCGCAAGGCCATAGGGACGAGGGATGTGCGGCCCGCGTGGTTGAGCGTCAGTCGTGGCTTCGCGAGCGCGGCCTTGGGCTTCGAACGCGGTCGCGACGCTCGATCGACCACTTCTCGGGCTCGCGCCTGCAGAGAGCCTCGAGTGCTTCTAGGTCCGAGGCGCGCCTTCGCGTGCGATGGCCAGAGGGAAAGTGGATGCAGAAGTGGCCGCCCTCGACGTGCTCGATGACGTAACGACGTCCGTCGACTTCGACGTACCCGCCGCGTCCCTCATGAACGACCGTGACCGCTCCAACGAGTGCGCCGCACCTGGGACAGGACCACCGCCCGCTCGAACCACTGTTCCGTTCGCCGCGGCGGTTTCTGACGACGAAGACCTCGCTCATCTGGTCGTGCAAGGAGCGGGTCAGCTGCGTGTCACTGGGCAGGCACTTGTATGTTGGCCCGGCGGGCGACTCCGGGAGCGTCATGGGCTGGGCGCACCGGGGGCAGAACACCTCGGCATCCTCCCGTGGAACAGCCCACGGATCCAGCGCTGGGCGCGATTCGCTGGACGTCATACCGCGAGCGCCCCGTCGCGCGTTTGCTACGCGGACCTCAGCACGATGAGCGGCGCTTCCGACGGGCACCCGAGCCGGAAGGGAAACCACGCGCCAAAGCCGCTGGTCGTGTAGAGGCGCGAGCGGCCTCGCTGGTACCGACCCCAGAGGTAGCCGTCCCGGTACAGCGGCTCGAAGGCGCTCTTGCCGGCGAAGCCGATTTGGCCCCCGTGCGTGTGGCCCGAGAGGGTGAGCTCGACACCGCGCTCCGCCGAGAGGTCGAAGGCCTCCGGTCGGTGCGAGAGCAGCACACGAAACGCTCCCGCGTGCGAACTCCCGAGCGCGCGCTCGAGGGGCGCCACGAGTCTCGGTCGAATGTCCGTGTGCACGATCACCGGGTCGTCGATGCCGGCGACGAAGAGCTCGGCTCCGTCGACGCCGACGTGCACCCCTTCGTCGACCAGCAGTCGCACGTCGCTCCCGTCGAAGGCGCGGCGCGCGGCGCGCACGCCCTGAAGGTGCTCGTGGTTGCCCAGCGCAGCGAGCACACCGCAACGAGGCTTAAGCCCAGCGACGAGACGAAGGGCGTCGGGCAGGAGCGAGACCCGCTCGGCGATGTCGCCGGTGAGCACGATGAGGTCGGGCCGCTCGGATGCTCCCTCGAGCGCTCGGAGCATCCGCTCCACGTCGTCGAGCTGCCGTCCGAAGCCGAGGTGCGCATCGCTGAGCTGCAAGATTCGTAACCCATCGAGCGGCTTCGGCAACGACTCGAAGGTCAGCACCCGCGTGGCGACCTTCGACGGTGTGAATGCGGTGCAAAACCCCGCCGTACCAGCGCCCAAGGTGAACAGCGGCGGCGTCACCGCGGCAGCCTTCAGGATCGCGCGCCGCCCGAGAAGCCCCCGATCGTTTGGGAGGACCATCGCAACCGAGGCTTGCGACGGGAGCGGCTCTGCCGTCTCCGACGAGGCCTCCGACCAGCCTGGCAAGGTCCGCTCAAGGACCCGTGAGAGGACCGCCGAGATGGCGAGACCGATCGTGAGCGCGGTGAGCAGAACGAGCGTCACCGAGCCGGTCGTGGCGCCCCAGTAGCTCGTCGGGTAGTGCGCGAGAAGGGGGCCGACACCCCAGGCGACGTGCCCGAGGCCGCCGATGGTCCAGAGGGGCAGGGCCACGCGAACCGCGGCGCGGCGCGCGATGCCTGCCGGCATCCCCGGTGCACGAGGAGCGCCGACAAGAGCGAGGCGACAACGAAGAGCCACGTCGAGGTGGACAGCGGGAGGGCCGGCAACATGTCAACCCTCGTCCTTTCGCGCCGAGTTCTCGTCGTCGAGGCGCAGCCATAGGCGACTCGCGAGACCCGCCAACGCGAAGAGCACCAAGACGACGATGGCCCCGGCGACGCTGAAGGGGCTCATCGAGCGAACCTCATCAAGGTGGTTAGCGGTGCAAGGCTCTTCACGTTCACCGCTGTTCGGGCTCCGCGTGTTGCACCAGGCCGTCGACGCCGCGTCCCATGGGGGTACGGGTCGGGAAGACCGGCGTGGCGATCGATGCGATTTGCGCGAGCGCCGCCAGCTGGAGCACGAGCGCCAAGGCAACGGGCGGAGCGTAGAGGGCTGCCGAACCTTCTGGCGCGAGCTTGCGCAAGACGCGCACGACGACGCCGACCGCGACGACGACGCTGAGCACCGCCGAGCCGAGGGCAACCGGCACGCCAGCGAAGGAGCTCGAGAACTGGTAGAGCGCCACGAGCGGCGAGAGCAGCGCGAGCACGAGGCAGCCCGCGAAGACGCCGACGGCGTGCGCGAGCATGAGGTCGGAGGCGCGGCCGCCGCGGGCGAGGAGTCGGAAGACGAAGAGCGCCACCGGCAAGGCGACGAGCGACGAACCGACCACGAGCACCGGCACCTTGCCGATGTTGTCGAGGGCGAGGTGGTGGTCGTGACTGCCGGCGGCAACTCCCCAGAGGGCGCCGAGGGCGACCGAGACGAGCAGGGCGACGGCTGCAAAGAACGCCCGTTCGGTGCGCGACATGTTGGCCGCCGAGTCGTCGGTGCGTGTGGGGCTTACGAGGTCGAGGAGACGAGGGAAGACTTGCATGCCCAGAGCATGCGGCGGTCGCTTCGACGCGAGGCGAAAGGCGCGTGAAAACGCTGACAATTCGCTGTGAATCCGGCGTGAATCGCGGCTCGTCCTGTCAGCCCTCGAGGGGCAGTCGTACGGTGAACGTGGCGCCGCGGTCGGAGCGCACCTCGACGTCGCCGCCGTGGGCTCTGGCCACGGCGCGCACGAGCGCGAGCCCAAGACCGGTACCCCGACGCTCTCCCCGCGTCGTGAAGAAGCGGTCGAAGACCCGCGCGAGATCGGCTTCGGCGATCCCCGGCCCCGAGTCGTGAAACGAGACGACGACGCCTCCCGTTGCGTCGCGCGCGACGGTCACGTCGAGCTCGCCTCGGGGCCCGGCGAACGAAGCGCCGTTGTCGAAGAGCTCACGAAAGAGCGCGTCGAGGCGATGCGAGACGCCGCGCACGCGGAGCGGCGCAGCGGCGCCGGTGAGAGTGACGCGTACGTCGCCGAAGTTGGGGTCGTCGCGCGTGCGGGCCGCGAGCCCATCGAGGAGCGCGCGGAGCTCGACCGACGAGCGCTCCTCGCTGGGCATGCCCGCGTCAGCGCGCGCGAGGTCGAGAAACTGCGACACGAGCCGGTCGAGCTTCGCCGAGCTGTCGCCTAGGACCCGTCCGAGGCGCAGCGCCCGCGCTTCGTCCACGCCGCCGGCGGCGAGCGCCTCGGCGGCGGCGCTCACGGCCGCGACGGGATTTTTCATCTCGTGCACGAGGTCGGCGACGAAGGCCTCGTTCTCGATCCGTTTCTTCTGCAGCGCGTCGAGGAGCACGTTGAACGCTTGGGCAAGCGCGCCGACCTCGTCGCTTCGTTCTGGGTCGAGGGCCGCGCTGGGGCTCGCCCCGCTCGCCAACACGAGCGCTTGGCGACGCAAGTGCTCGACGGGCCGGACGATGCGTCGAGCCGTGGTGAGGGCGATGGCGAGCGCTAGCGGTACGGTGAAGACCGCCAGTCGCAGCAGCTGCGCGCGCAGCGCGTAGACGGCTTGCACCGCGCGCCGTGAGCTCCGTTGCGCGTGGACGACGAGACCCCCGCTCGTGGACATCGCCGCCTCGCAATACAGAAGCGGCAACGTGTCGCAGGCCACGTAGGCGCCGTGGCTCCGAGCGCCCCTTGCGGAGCTGCGATCGGCGAGCGGGCCGAGCGTCTCGTCGACCTCTCGGAGCGTTCGTGCGCTGGCGCCGATGAGCAGCTCTTCGAAGCGGCCAAAGCGGTCGTTGGGATCGTCGGCGTCATGCTCGAAGACGACCTCGCCGCGCTCGTCGATGACGCGCAGCCGGACGCGATGGGCACGCGCGACGCCTTCGAGCGCGACGTCGCCTCCGGTGGCGCTCGCCGCGCCGGCGCGGGCTGCCTCACGGGTCTCTGCCCACATGCGACCGGGGACGTTCCGATCGAGCTGGCTCCACAGAAAGACCAAGAGGAGCGGCGCCAGGGCCGCGAGCATGATGGCCACCGCAACCCGGAGGCGAAGGGACCAGCGTCGATGCAGCGCCTGGGCCGGCTCGAAGGCTCGCTCCATCGGTTAGCCCTCGCGCCAGCGATAGCCGGCGCCGATGACCGTCTCGAGGGCCGTGAACGACGGGTCGACGGCTTCGAGCTTGCGCCGCACACGATTGACGTAGGTGTCGACGATGCGCTCGACGACGATCGAGTCGTGCCCCCGAACGATCTCGAGGAGTCGTTCCCTCGAGAGCACCACGCCGGGGCGGCGCGCAAGGGCCTCGAGAAGACGAAACTCGGTGACCGTGAGCGCGAGGACCGTTCCGCGGTAACGCGCCTCGAGCCTCTGCGGATCGAGGGCGAGGGCGCCGATGCTCACCGTCTCACGCTCTGTCGTGGAGTCCCTCCGCAGCGCGTCGCGCCGCAACAGGGCCGCGACGCGGGCCAGGAGGACCCGCGTGCTGAAGGGCTTGGCGACGTAGTCGTCGGCGCCGAGTTCGAGACCGAGCGCCTCGTCGATCTCACCGTCGCGCGAGGTGAGCAAGATGATGGGGACGGCGCTCCCGGCCTCGCGAAGCTTTCGGCAGAGCGCGAAGCCATCGAGCCGCGGCATGTTCACGTCGCTGATGATGAGCGCGGGAGCGTCGACGGACGCGAGCGAGTAGGCGGCCTGACCGTCACGTGCCGTCACGAGCTCATAACCAGCATCGGTGATGGCCATGCCCAAGACGTCCAGAAGAGACGTGTCGTCGTCGACGAGAAGGATACGCGCCACAGCGGGATGGTATCGCAAGCACCCTGGCGACCGTGCTCTGGGAGAAGGATGCGTCGGCCGATCGTCCACGCTCCCGGCGGGGCCGAGGTCGGCAAGTGCCTTGCATCGAGACCGATCCATGAGCACTCGCGTTCTCGACGGCCTCGACACCGTCATCCTCGACTCCGTCGCTGGCGGCCTAGCCGGATGGCGCTCGACCCTCGAGCAGGTCTACGACCTCGTTGCCACCGAGCCCGACGCGACCTGCGTCGCGCGGACCGAGCTCCGTGAGTTCGCTCCTATCACCGACCACGTGAGCGCCACCGTCCACTGTGAGAGCGCGGCGGCCGCAATGGCGCGCGATGTGACGGTCAGCTTCGGGCCCGCCGACGACGCGCCCTGGAGCACGATCCTTCAGGGCTCGCCGGGCCGCTGGTTCGAGAACGAAGACGTGCGCGCCATCACGCGCAGCTACGACGAGCCGCTCGATCGAGACCAGTCTCTCGGACTCCTCCAGCACCTGCGCGCGGCGGCCAGCGACCCGCCCGAATACGCGCTCCTCTCCAACAACTGCGCTACCGAATGGGACGAGGCCCGTGGTGCGGCGGGGCTCGAGCCGCTCGGCCGTACGCCCGCCGACATGCACATCGCGATCGCCGAGCGGACGGGACAGCGCTGAGGTTCATAGAGGCGGTCGCCGCTGCGCCCGACGCGGCCCGCTCCCGACAGCTGCCTCGGGGCGCCGATGACTGTCGGCCAGGCGGCCGCTCGATTCGCTCCAGGGATGGGGCAAGGCCGCAAAAGGTCGTCGCTCGCACGATTTCAGCCCTTGCGCATGCGGAATGGTGTGGCATCTAGGCGCACATGCAACGACACCTCAGCGTTTGGGCGGTTGGTTTCCTGGCTCTTGTTGGCGCGGCGGCCGCTGGCTGCTCTGCCGGACCGGTCGACGCGGACCAGTCCGAGGCTTCCGAGTCCGAGCTCCGGTCACCGGCGTCGAAGGTTCGTGCGCTCAAGTCGGCGGTCACGAAGGCGAACGTCGCGAAGAACAACGACTACGGCATGTCGTTCGCGGTGAAGGAATATCCGCGCGGCACCTCAGTGAAGAAGATCCTCGAGGACGTCACGGGAACGAACGCGTCGGACATCGAACTCGGTTGGTTCGACCTCACCTGGGGAGCCTCGGGCGTGGACGGGGTCGCAAGCGTCCTCGAAGAGCGGGCCGCCGAGGAGCTCGCCGACGCCGAAGACGACGAGTCAAAGGATGCGGCCAAAGCGATCAAGGGACTCGCCTCGGCGGTCCGCAAGACGTTCCTCCCGGTGTCGGACTTCTCCGCGATCTCGTCGCGCAGCCACTCGATTGCAGAAGACGGCGATCTCGAGAGTCACACCATCATCGCGACGAAGCCCGACGGGTCGTTTCTCACGATGAGCTACACGAACTTCCCGTTCTGAATGAGTGCGGCTCGGCGCGCGTCGGTTCTCTTCATGGCGGGAGCGCTGGCGTGCGATGCGCGCCGCAACCCCAAGCCAGAGGTCGACGCGCCGCTTCATGCCGCGCCTACGTCATCGTCTGCCGCTCCGGCACCTTCCGGCGGTCGAACGGCTGAGGCGGGGATTCGCGTGTTCGACGCGGAAGCTCACTGCGGTGCGGTGAAGCGCGTCGCCATCGCGATGAGTCTCCTTCCAGGCCCCCGCGAGGACCTCGCGATCCCGCGTGGCGCTCCTGACATTGGTGACGAGCACGAGTCCAGGAATCTCGGGCTCGTGATCCCATCGGGCTTTGATGTGTGCGTCGTCGAAACGACTCGCCGCCCTTCGGTCAACCGCCGGCGCGTCTACAGCTGCCGAACGCTACCGCTCTCCGCCCTTCCTCCTGACACGTTCGACCGGATGGCGACGAGCTGGAAGTCGTGCCTCCGGCCGCCCGACTGGGTGCCGTCGGCCACGGTTCAAGGTTCGGCGTACGGGCGGAATCCCGACGCCTACTCCAGTACGCACTTCGTGCGCGACCCTGTCTGGTTTTCGGAAGGCTTCTGCGCCCTCGAAAAGAAGGGTGACCACATCGAGATGGTGTGCGGGACCCGGATGAACAACTAGCTGGAGCGATGATCCAGATGCCTGCTCTCTTGCGCCGCCTCGCCGTCAGCACATCGCAGGCGCTCCTGATCATGGCGATGAGTGCGCCCATCGCGTGCTCCAAGCACGACGGTCCGGCCGAGATTGCCCGAGCGCAATCGAGCGGAACGCGCGTGACGGCCACCATTGTCTCGGCCGCGGACACCCGATCTCGACGCGACGCGCTCCACTACGTTCGATTCAAGCTGCAGGTTCAGGCCGACGCGGGCGTCGGCGGGCAAGGGTTCCTGCTCGAATCGACCACGCTCCTCAACCCGTACGACTTTCCGCGCTATCCGCCCGGAGCGACTGTGCAGGTTCGATACCTGGAAGACAACCGGGACTACTTCGCCTTCGTCGAGTAGGCCTGCGCGATCGAGCGAGTGCATCCCCGTGACCCTCACGCGATCCTCGCGGGGCGTCTCCCCGTGCGCGAGGCGGCGGAGGAGCTCTGGGGTCTTGGCTCATCGGTCCACGACGCCGCATAGGTCGTCGAGCACCTTGGGACACGGGCCGACCGCAGTCTAGACTCGGCGGCCCCAGGAGGTCCCGATGTCGATCGTGCTCTATCACCACCCCCTCACCCGTGCCGCCACCGTCGTGTGGATGCTCGAGGAGGTCGAAGTCCCGTATGAGCTCCGCTTCGTGGACGTGCCGAAGGGCGAGCAGAAGTCTCCCGAGATCCTCTCGCTCAATCGAATGGGCAAGCTCCCCATCCTGACCGACGGCGACGCGGTGCTCACCGAGGTCGCCGCGATCGGCGTTTACCTCGCGGACCGCTATGCGAGCGGGCGGCTCGCTCCGCGTCTCGATGACCCGGCTCGCGGAACGTTCCTCCGGTGGTCGTTCTTCTCGCCGTCGGTTATCGAGCCGTGCTCACTGGCCAAGGCGGCAGGCTGGACCTATCGCGACGGTCAGGCCGGGTGGGGCTCGTACGCCGCGATGCTCGACACGATCGAGGGTGCGATCGAAAAGGGGTTCATCCTGGGTGACACCTTCTCGATGGCCGACGTGATCTTCGGCGGAACACTCCGATACATGCTCATGTTCAAGATGATCGAGCCGCGGCCGGCCTTCACCGCATACGCCGAGCGCCTCGCGGCTCGCCCTGCGCTCCAGCGCGCGGACGCACGGAACGCAGCCGTCCGCGAGGCGCACGGCCTCAAGCGCTGATCCCATCGGCCCCGCCGTCGAGGCGAGCCGGCGTTGGCGCGCGCGGACAGAGCCGTGAAGGCCGTGGTTCTCTGATTCGAGCGGTCGGGTGAATCGAGAGTGTGATCAGGGCGCGTTGAGATCGCTGAGATTGCCGAGACCGGGTGGCTCGGGCGGGTCGATGGGCACGCACATCGAGCTTCCGTCTTGAAACAGGATGCACCACACCGCGCCGCCTTGCACGCGCGCGAGGTCATCTGGCGACAGTTCCTGCGTCTCTTGTGTGGCGAAGGCGTTGGCGCACGCGGGGGGCGTTTTCATGGGGACGGGCTCCGTAAGTCGGTGGGAGGGTGCGAAGGTCTTTGAAGGAGAGGCAGGCGGCGCGAAGCCGCCGGAGTGGCGTGGTAAGGGCTCAGAGATACTCGGGCCCGGCCCAGCAATCGGGGTCGGGGAAGGTCGGCTGCGGCGGGCACGGATTCACGTCGATGCGGCCACCGGCGATGGAGCCGAGGTCTTCGTCGTTGAGCGTTTCGAGCTGCTGCGGCGTTGATTCGTAGGAGTTCATGGTGGGCTCGTTTTTCCGCGCACGGTGCGCTGTGGTTGTTCGTGAGTCGTGAAAGGCTATGCGGGCGTCCTCCTCGCGTTGGAGAGCGGAAGCTCTCCCGCGGAATCTTCATCGCCGCGCTACGACTCAACCCACTGCAGCGCGCGTGCCGCCGGTCTCCCGACATGCGCGGCGCCGCATATCCGAGACTTGCGCCCTCGGTGCCCTCGCGTGGTCGAGCGCGCTCGCAAGTTTCGGCAACGTGTCGCCTAGCGCGACGTGGCAAAGTCTTGCCAAATCAAGGATTTACGCATTTACGGATCCATTTTATTCGACGACCGTTACGCGCCATCGTGGCTACGCGCGCGGTGCTCGAAAGGCCGCGCGGAGCGCGTCCTCTCGGGCGCGCTCGAGCCAGACAGTCGCGCCCGGCCGCCGAACCAACACGGCTAACCCGGTTCAAGTTGTACCGAACGGTCCGCGGAGCTCGATGGTCAGGCTTGCGGCGCGCAGGCGAGCCACGGCGTCATCTTGGATCCCGGGCTGGAGCCGCACGACCCAGGGTCGCAGCGGACTCGGCCGCGCGAGGATCTCGTCGACGATGCCCCCCATCTGGTGCCACGTCGAAGGAGAGAAGGCGTTCCAAAGGGTGACCCACGCCGGAAGAGAAGTAGACCTAGCGCGCCATCTGCGACGCAAGGGTCTCGTCACGCCCCGCGTTGCCTCGCGCCGTCTCTACAGCGACGTCAGGACCCACCACGTACTGCGCCGTGTAGACGACGCTCGACGCGCTCCCACCGCGAGCTGGGCCGGCGAAGAGTTGCCTGCGACGCTCGGCGCGCGAAACCCCGGCCCACCGGTGCGCCCCAGCAAGCTCAAGAATGCGATCGGCTCAGTGGAACGCCGCGCTGAAGCGAACGCGGTTCGAGGACTCCACGGCGCGGTTGAAGGCGCCGATGACGTCGTCGACGTCCGCTTTTCCGACCGCGAGCGCGTCGGCGTACTGCGTGGCCGCCGCGGCGAACGAGTCGATCATCGCCGTGAAGTGGACGAAACCGCTCTCCTTCGCCCCGCCCTCGTGCGCCTTCTGATACGTGGAGAGCGCTTTCCTCGTGACCTCGAGCTTCTTCAGTGCCGTGCGGACAGGACCGGCGACCGGGAGGCCGAGATGCACACCGCGATCGACGGCGTCC
Coding sequences within it:
- a CDS encoding metallophosphoesterase: MPAGIARRAAVRVALPLWTIGGLGHVAWGVGPLLAHYPTSYWGATTGSVTLVLLTALTIGLAISAVLSRVLERTLPGWSEASSETAEPLPSQASVAMVLPNDRGLLGRRAILKAAAVTPPLFTLGAGTAGFCTAFTPSKVATRVLTFESLPKPLDGLRILQLSDAHLGFGRQLDDVERMLRALEGASERPDLIVLTGDIAERVSLLPDALRLVAGLKPRCGVLAALGNHEHLQGVRAARRAFDGSDVRLLVDEGVHVGVDGAELFVAGIDDPVIVHTDIRPRLVAPLERALGSSHAGAFRVLLSHRPEAFDLSAERGVELTLSGHTHGGQIGFAGKSAFEPLYRDGYLWGRYQRGRSRLYTTSGFGAWFPFRLGCPSEAPLIVLRSA
- a CDS encoding glutathione S-transferase family protein; this encodes MSIVLYHHPLTRAATVVWMLEEVEVPYELRFVDVPKGEQKSPEILSLNRMGKLPILTDGDAVLTEVAAIGVYLADRYASGRLAPRLDDPARGTFLRWSFFSPSVIEPCSLAKAAGWTYRDGQAGWGSYAAMLDTIEGAIEKGFILGDTFSMADVIFGGTLRYMLMFKMIEPRPAFTAYAERLAARPALQRADARNAAVREAHGLKR
- a CDS encoding HAMP domain-containing histidine kinase, whose protein sequence is MERAFEPAQALHRRWSLRLRVAVAIMLAALAPLLLVFLWSQLDRNVPGRMWAETREAARAGAASATGGDVALEGVARAHRVRLRVIDERGEVVFEHDADDPNDRFGRFEELLIGASARTLREVDETLGPLADRSSARGARSHGAYVACDTLPLLYCEAAMSTSGGLVVHAQRSSRRAVQAVYALRAQLLRLAVFTVPLALAIALTTARRIVRPVEHLRRQALVLASGASPSAALDPERSDEVGALAQAFNVLLDALQKKRIENEAFVADLVHEMKNPVAAVSAAAEALAAGGVDEARALRLGRVLGDSSAKLDRLVSQFLDLARADAGMPSEERSSVELRALLDGLAARTRDDPNFGDVRVTLTGAAAPLRVRGVSHRLDALFRELFDNGASFAGPRGELDVTVARDATGGVVVSFHDSGPGIAEADLARVFDRFFTTRGERRGTGLGLALVRAVARAHGGDVEVRSDRGATFTVRLPLEG
- a CDS encoding response regulator transcription factor — its product is MARILLVDDDTSLLDVLGMAITDAGYELVTARDGQAAYSLASVDAPALIISDVNMPRLDGFALCRKLREAGSAVPIILLTSRDGEIDEALGLELGADDYVAKPFSTRVLLARVAALLRRDALRRDSTTERETVSIGALALDPQRLEARYRGTVLALTVTEFRLLEALARRPGVVLSRERLLEIVRGHDSIVVERIVDTYVNRVRRKLEAVDPSFTALETVIGAGYRWREG